One uncultured Alphaproteobacteria bacterium genomic region harbors:
- a CDS encoding P-type conjugative transfer protein TrbJ — protein sequence MKLRHSRAARFAAALLTAPVALAPMLATPAHAIIVFDPSNYAQNVLTAARSLQQITNQITSLQNEAQMLINQARNLANLPYSSLQQLQQSVQRTQQLLQQAQNIAYDVQQIDRMFQQKYGNVSLSASDRQLVTDARWRWQNTVGGLQDAMRVQAGVVGNIDTNRTQMSALIGQSQGATGALQATQAGNQLLALQAQQLADLTAVVAANGRAQALQSAEQAAAAEQGREQRRRFLTPGSGYQPGNARMFPNSGN from the coding sequence ATGAAACTGCGCCATTCTCGCGCAGCGCGTTTTGCTGCCGCGCTGCTGACCGCCCCCGTTGCGCTCGCGCCCATGCTCGCGACGCCCGCGCACGCCATCATCGTATTTGATCCGTCGAACTATGCGCAGAACGTGCTGACGGCGGCGCGCTCGCTCCAGCAGATCACCAACCAGATTACCTCGCTTCAGAACGAAGCGCAGATGCTGATCAACCAGGCCCGCAATCTCGCGAACCTGCCGTACTCCTCGCTGCAACAGCTTCAGCAGTCTGTTCAGCGCACGCAGCAGCTCCTCCAGCAGGCGCAGAACATCGCCTATGACGTCCAGCAGATCGACCGGATGTTCCAGCAGAAATACGGGAACGTCTCGCTGTCGGCCTCCGACCGGCAGCTCGTCACCGATGCCCGCTGGCGCTGGCAGAACACGGTCGGCGGCCTCCAAGATGCAATGCGCGTGCAGGCGGGCGTCGTCGGCAACATCGACACCAACCGCACGCAGATGTCCGCACTGATCGGCCAGAGCCAGGGCGCGACCGGCGCGCTGCAGGCGACGCAGGCCGGCAACCAACTCCTCGCGCTCCAGGCGCAGCAACTCGCGGATCTCACCGCCGTCGTGGCGGCCAACGGTCGAGCGCAAGCCTTGCAATCGGCCGAGCAGGCCGCCGCCGCAGAACAGGGCCGCGAGCAGCGCCGGCGCTTCCTGACGCCAGGCTCGGGCTATCAGCCCGGCAACGCCCGCATGTTCCCGAACAGCGGCAACTGA
- a CDS encoding conserved hypothetical protein (Evidence 4 : Homologs of previously reported genes of unknown function), whose protein sequence is MDGKTLARVGAIVFIAVAITATAIEMNRKDISMDVLSTQGRPVTVPDPLATELLRCSEIGEAGTRDPNCLKAWAENRRRFLGRPAPVSSTSPVAPTTLFPSAPTSADPIHKDTALAGVTEPAMQAEPARPEVR, encoded by the coding sequence ATGGACGGCAAGACCCTTGCTCGCGTCGGCGCCATCGTCTTCATCGCGGTCGCCATCACGGCGACCGCGATCGAGATGAACCGCAAGGACATTTCGATGGACGTCCTCTCGACGCAGGGCCGTCCGGTCACAGTACCAGATCCTCTCGCCACGGAACTGCTTCGCTGTTCCGAGATCGGCGAGGCTGGCACGCGCGATCCCAATTGCCTGAAGGCATGGGCAGAGAACCGGCGCCGCTTCCTCGGCCGGCCGGCTCCGGTTTCATCAACGTCGCCGGTCGCGCCGACCACGCTGTTTCCAAGTGCGCCCACGTCGGCTGATCCCATCCACAAAGACACTGCGCTAGCGGGCGTGACCGAGCCTGCGATGCAGGCCGAGCCCGCCCGGCCGGAGGTTCGCTGA
- a CDS encoding P-type conjugative transfer protein TrbL codes for MGGTGVIDHFLEVFTRYIDSGFGLLGGEVGFIATTLIVIDVTLAALFWSWGADDDIMARLVKKTLFVGVFAYLISNWNNLARIVFESFAGLGLKASGTGFAVSDLMRPGKVAQTGLDAGRPLLDSISSLMGYWSFFENFIQIACMFFAWALVLLAFFILAIQLFVTLIEFKLTTLAGFVLIPFGLFGKSAFMAERVLGNVISSGIKVLVLAVIIGIGSTLFSEFTSGFGGNTPSIDDAMAIVLAALSLLGLGIFGPGIANGLISGGPQLGAGAAVGTGLAAGGVVAAGAGATGAVVSGGAALAGGAAAAARGGAALAGGASTSYSLGAAGQSGASGVASGLGSVASTGAKAAVSPLKRAAGRAADSLKQSYQAGGQAATEMAKGASSAATTTAAEAASPGAAPSASDGPPAWAKRMKRSQQMSHGVSAAAHAVRSGDSHGGGSSVNLSESD; via the coding sequence ATGGGCGGCACCGGCGTCATCGACCATTTCCTTGAGGTCTTCACCCGCTACATCGACAGCGGATTCGGGCTTCTCGGCGGCGAAGTCGGTTTCATCGCCACCACCTTGATCGTCATCGACGTCACGCTCGCCGCGCTCTTCTGGTCGTGGGGCGCCGACGACGACATCATGGCGAGGCTGGTCAAGAAGACGCTCTTCGTCGGTGTCTTCGCCTACCTGATCTCCAACTGGAACAATCTCGCCCGCATCGTCTTCGAGAGCTTCGCGGGCCTCGGCCTGAAGGCGTCGGGCACCGGCTTTGCTGTCAGCGATCTCATGCGCCCCGGCAAGGTGGCGCAGACCGGTCTTGATGCCGGCCGCCCGCTGCTCGACTCCATCTCCAGCCTCATGGGCTACTGGTCGTTTTTCGAGAACTTCATCCAGATCGCCTGCATGTTTTTCGCCTGGGCGCTGGTGCTGCTGGCGTTTTTCATCCTCGCGATCCAGCTCTTCGTCACCCTGATCGAGTTCAAGCTGACCACGCTCGCCGGCTTCGTCCTCATTCCCTTCGGCCTGTTCGGCAAATCCGCCTTCATGGCCGAGCGCGTGCTGGGCAACGTCATCTCTTCCGGCATCAAGGTGCTGGTGCTCGCCGTCATCATCGGCATCGGCTCGACGCTGTTCTCCGAGTTCACCTCGGGCTTTGGCGGCAACACGCCATCGATCGACGACGCCATGGCGATCGTGCTCGCCGCGCTGTCGCTGCTCGGTCTCGGCATCTTCGGCCCCGGCATCGCCAACGGTCTCATCTCCGGTGGCCCGCAGCTCGGCGCCGGCGCGGCCGTTGGCACTGGTCTTGCCGCCGGCGGCGTTGTCGCAGCGGGCGCGGGCGCCACCGGCGCCGTCGTGTCAGGCGGCGCTGCCCTTGCTGGCGGCGCTGCCGCCGCCGCGCGTGGCGGCGCAGCCCTCGCCGGCGGAGCCTCCACCTCCTACAGCCTCGGCGCAGCCGGACAGTCGGGTGCATCGGGTGTCGCCTCGGGCCTCGGCAGCGTTGCCAGCACCGGCGCGAAGGCAGCCGTCTCACCGTTGAAGCGCGCAGCCGGTCGTGCCGCCGACAGCCTGAAGCAGAGCTACCAGGCCGGTGGCCAGGCCGCGACGGAGATGGCCAAGGGCGCATCCAGCGCTGCGACGACAACCGCTGCCGAGGCAGCATCTCCGGGAGCCGCGCCCTCTGCCAGCGACGGTCCACCGGCCTGGGCGAAGCGCATGAAGCGCTCGCAGCAAATGTCCCACGGCGTCTCGGCGGCGGCCCACGCCGTGCGCAGTGGCGATAGCCACGGCGGCGGCTCCTCCGTCAACCTTTCCGAAAGCGACTGA
- a CDS encoding conserved hypothetical protein (Evidence 4 : Homologs of previously reported genes of unknown function), which produces MFKRPSTHYGKAPQPETPYQRAAQIWDDRIGSARVQARNWRFMAFGSLALAGGLSAALVWQSANGSIVPWVVQVDRLGQARAVAPATADYQPNDPQIAFYLARFIEQVRSIPADPIIVRQNWLRAYDFTTQGGALALNDYARANDPFTKVGKQQIAIEVSSVIRASPSSFRIAWIERRYQDGSLASTERWSAILTAVVQPPRDADTLRKNPLGIYINAINWSKELGQ; this is translated from the coding sequence ATGTTCAAACGACCATCCACCCATTACGGCAAAGCCCCGCAGCCCGAGACGCCCTATCAGCGCGCCGCTCAGATCTGGGACGATCGTATCGGCTCCGCCCGCGTTCAGGCCCGCAACTGGCGCTTCATGGCGTTCGGCTCGCTGGCGCTCGCGGGCGGGCTTTCGGCCGCGCTGGTCTGGCAATCCGCCAACGGCTCGATCGTGCCCTGGGTGGTGCAAGTCGATCGGCTCGGCCAGGCGCGGGCGGTCGCGCCGGCGACCGCCGACTATCAGCCAAACGATCCGCAGATCGCCTTCTACCTGGCGCGCTTCATCGAGCAGGTCCGCTCGATTCCCGCCGATCCGATCATCGTGCGGCAGAATTGGTTGCGCGCCTATGATTTCACGACACAGGGCGGCGCGCTCGCGCTCAACGACTATGCGCGCGCGAACGATCCCTTCACCAAGGTCGGCAAGCAGCAGATCGCGATCGAGGTGTCCTCGGTCATCCGCGCCTCGCCGTCGAGCTTCCGCATCGCCTGGATCGAGCGCCGCTATCAGGACGGCTCGCTGGCTTCCACCGAGCGCTGGTCCGCCATCCTCACCGCTGTCGTGCAGCCCCCTCGTGACGCCGACACGCTGCGGAAGAATCCCCTCGGAATCTACATCAATGCCATCAACTGGTCGAAGGAGCTTGGACAATGA
- the virB gene encoding Type IV secretory pathway VirB9 component, whose amino-acid sequence MTPTFRKAGRPAFLNRAVPGFRKSGLPLLLLCTLALAGCAGHTPPPEISYDDAAPAVIAADPPKPVRVVELPKPLPLPGQLKPVGKDGKDGKPEPEPADPAARVNQANAAARVQPVRNGFINSMQVYPFVDGALYQVYASPGQITDIALQPGEQLVGSGPVAAGDTVRWIIGDTESGIGAAKQIHILVKPTRAELMTNLVINTDRRTYHMELRATPSTYMASVSWQYPQDQLIALRRQNQQAEAVQPISSGIDLARVNFRYEVTGNRAPWRPLRAFDDGKQVFIEFPRGIGQGEMPPLFVVGPEGDTSELVNYRVRGNYMIVDRLFAAAELRFGAGKSQKRVRISRTDGRPAS is encoded by the coding sequence ATGACACCGACCTTCCGCAAAGCCGGGAGGCCGGCTTTCCTCAACCGTGCCGTTCCGGGTTTCCGCAAATCCGGCTTGCCGCTTCTCCTGCTTTGCACGTTGGCGCTCGCTGGCTGTGCCGGACACACGCCGCCGCCCGAGATTTCCTATGACGATGCCGCGCCCGCTGTCATCGCTGCCGATCCGCCGAAGCCCGTGCGGGTCGTGGAGTTGCCGAAGCCGCTCCCGCTGCCCGGCCAGTTGAAGCCGGTCGGCAAGGACGGCAAGGACGGCAAGCCCGAGCCGGAACCGGCCGATCCCGCCGCGCGCGTAAACCAGGCCAACGCCGCCGCGCGCGTCCAACCCGTCCGCAACGGCTTCATCAACTCGATGCAGGTCTATCCTTTCGTCGATGGCGCGCTCTATCAGGTCTACGCGTCACCGGGGCAGATCACCGACATCGCGCTTCAGCCCGGCGAGCAGCTCGTCGGTTCCGGTCCCGTCGCCGCCGGCGACACCGTGCGCTGGATCATCGGCGATACCGAGAGCGGCATCGGCGCGGCCAAGCAGATCCATATCCTCGTGAAGCCCACCCGCGCCGAGCTGATGACGAATCTCGTCATCAACACGGACCGGCGCACCTACCACATGGAGCTGCGCGCAACGCCTTCGACCTACATGGCGTCGGTGTCCTGGCAATATCCGCAGGACCAGCTCATCGCGCTGCGCCGTCAAAACCAACAGGCCGAGGCCGTGCAGCCTATCTCCAGCGGCATCGATCTCGCGCGCGTCAATTTCCGCTACGAGGTGACGGGCAACCGCGCGCCGTGGCGCCCGCTGCGCGCCTTCGATGACGGGAAACAGGTGTTCATCGAATTTCCGCGCGGCATTGGCCAGGGCGAGATGCCGCCGCTGTTCGTGGTCGGGCCGGAGGGCGACACCTCCGAGCTGGTAAACTACCGTGTGCGCGGCAACTACATGATCGTGGATCGCTTGTTCGCCGCCGCCGAATTGCGGTTCGGCGCGGGCAAGAGCCAGAAGCGCGTCCGCATCTCTCGAACGGACGGGAGGCCGGCATCGTGA
- a CDS encoding conserved hypothetical protein (Evidence 4 : Homologs of previously reported genes of unknown function): MSNERDPEKEEGRALGSTPQPQPADDDDTRPLTGEPAATMRLRAEPPRVTRLSRKVLAGLGLAASFGVGGALIYALQIRHGGQGQELYSTDNRSTPDGLAGLPKDYSGVPKLGPPLPGDLGRPILNAQNGAPVPAIGVPATGPVGPSPEEQRRAQELEAARTARLFASTETRPASAAASAQPSATATPPVDLASLGLAPQPATPSAQDRQLAFLNQAPDKRTVSPDRVAAPASKNVLQAGAVIAAALITGIRSDLPGQITAQVTENIYDSPTGKILLVPQGTRVVGQYDSGVGFGQRRILLVWNRLIFPNGRSIVLERQPGADAEGYAGLEDGVDYHWGELFKAAALSTLLSVGAEAGTSGQESDIVRALRNGASDSINQTGQQIVQRQLNIAPTLTIRPGYPVRVIVTRDLVLEPYGG; encoded by the coding sequence GTGAGCAACGAACGCGATCCCGAAAAGGAAGAAGGTCGGGCGCTGGGTTCGACGCCCCAGCCTCAGCCGGCCGACGATGATGACACCCGGCCGCTGACCGGCGAGCCTGCTGCGACGATGCGGCTGCGCGCCGAACCGCCGCGCGTGACCCGCCTGTCTCGCAAGGTGCTGGCTGGTCTGGGGCTCGCTGCAAGCTTCGGCGTGGGCGGGGCGCTGATCTACGCGCTTCAGATCCGTCATGGCGGCCAAGGCCAGGAGCTGTACTCGACGGACAACCGCTCGACGCCGGATGGCCTGGCCGGCTTGCCGAAGGATTATTCCGGCGTTCCGAAGCTCGGCCCGCCGCTGCCCGGCGATCTTGGCCGACCAATCCTCAATGCGCAGAATGGCGCTCCCGTGCCGGCAATCGGCGTGCCGGCGACAGGCCCCGTGGGGCCAAGTCCGGAGGAACAACGCCGGGCCCAGGAGCTGGAGGCTGCGCGGACCGCACGGCTGTTCGCCTCGACCGAGACGCGGCCCGCCAGTGCTGCGGCCTCGGCACAACCTTCCGCGACCGCCACGCCCCCGGTCGATCTCGCGAGCCTCGGCCTCGCGCCACAACCGGCGACGCCCTCGGCGCAGGACCGCCAGCTCGCATTCCTCAACCAGGCGCCCGACAAGCGCACCGTCTCGCCCGATCGCGTTGCGGCGCCGGCCTCGAAGAACGTCCTGCAGGCGGGCGCTGTGATCGCAGCCGCCCTCATCACCGGCATCCGCTCCGACCTGCCAGGTCAGATCACCGCGCAGGTGACGGAGAACATCTATGATAGCCCGACCGGCAAGATCCTGCTCGTGCCCCAGGGCACGCGCGTCGTCGGGCAGTATGACAGCGGCGTCGGCTTCGGTCAGCGGCGCATACTCCTCGTCTGGAATCGGCTGATCTTCCCCAATGGCCGCTCTATCGTTCTTGAGCGCCAGCCTGGTGCGGACGCCGAGGGCTATGCCGGCCTCGAGGATGGTGTCGACTATCACTGGGGCGAACTCTTCAAGGCCGCTGCGCTTTCCACGCTCCTCAGCGTAGGAGCCGAGGCCGGCACATCCGGACAGGAGAGCGATATTGTCCGTGCGCTCCGCAACGGCGCATCAGACAGCATCAATCAGACCGGCCAGCAGATCGTGCAGCGCCAGCTCAACATCGCTCCGACGCTCACAATCCGGCCGGGGTATCCGGTTCGCGTCATCGTCACGCGCGATCTTGTGCTCGAACCCTATGGAGGCTGA
- a CDS encoding conserved hypothetical protein (Evidence 4 : Homologs of previously reported genes of unknown function): MAKLKLGPIVDDKPVKVTVELPASLHRDLVAYAEILSRETGQPSADPLRLIVPMLERFIATDRGFATARKSRVSPRAPE, from the coding sequence ATGGCCAAGCTGAAATTGGGGCCGATCGTCGACGACAAGCCGGTGAAGGTGACTGTGGAGCTGCCCGCAAGCCTTCACCGCGATCTCGTCGCCTATGCCGAGATCCTCAGCCGCGAAACTGGGCAGCCGTCGGCCGATCCGCTTCGCTTGATCGTCCCGATGCTGGAGCGGTTCATAGCCACGGATCGGGGATTTGCGACAGCGAGGAAGTCCAGAGTATCGCCGAGAGCGCCGGAATGA
- a CDS encoding hypothetical protein (Evidence 5 : No homology to any previously reported sequences): protein MKRKNSKKGGEENALQMLLDAPQMCLNDYSSLEPIKREFSSLAAQARLWFSALAPASSLSCCW, encoded by the coding sequence TTGAAAAGGAAAAACTCGAAGAAAGGCGGGGAGGAGAATGCGTTGCAGATGCTGCTTGATGCGCCACAGATGTGTTTGAACGACTACTCCAGCCTTGAACCCATCAAACGGGAGTTCTCGTCTCTAGCCGCGCAGGCTCGACTCTGGTTCTCGGCCTTGGCGCCCGCTTCGTCGCTCTCGTGCTGTTGGTGA